The following coding sequences lie in one Rutidosis leptorrhynchoides isolate AG116_Rl617_1_P2 chromosome 4, CSIRO_AGI_Rlap_v1, whole genome shotgun sequence genomic window:
- the LOC139844444 gene encoding CHD3-type chromatin-remodeling factor PICKLE-like, translated as MSSLAERLRVRSDSRPRYSLDESDDESDLLDKSKKTKQYEKIIRDDSKEDSCNVCGESGNLLSCETCTYEYHPKCLLPPLKAPLPTQWRCPKCVNPLNDIEKILDCEMRPTIADDGDASKLGSKQIFVKQYLVKWKGLSYLHCTWVPEKEFIKAYKELPRLRTRVNNFRKHMPVGNSSEDDFVAIRPEYTMVDRILACRQEEGEEKEYLVKWVGLNYDECYWESESDISSFQKQIENFNRLQSKHRKLRKQKSNIRDAADLKKKAKEFQQFEKSPEFLPGGELHPYQLEGLNFLRFSWSKQTHVILADEMGLGKTIQSIAFLASLYEENVSPHLVVAPLSTLRNWEREFATWAPHMNVVMYVGTLAARNVIKEYEFYFPRSSKKDKKKKSGESKQDRIKFDVLLTSYEMINIDNGSLKAISWETMIVDEGHRLKNKDSKLFSALKQFDTRHRTLLTGTPLQNNLDELFMLMHFLDAGKFASLEEFQEEFKDINQEEQVSRLHTMLAPHLLRRVKKDVMKKLPPKKELILRVELSSKQKEYYKAILTRNYQLLTRRGGAQISLINVVMELRKLCCHPFMLEGVEPEDTNEFYKQLLETSGKLQLLDKMMVRLKEQGHRVLIYTQFQHMLDLLEDYCNNKKWLYERIDGKVSGGERQVRIDRFNAPNSSRFCFLLSTRAGGLGINLATADTVIIYDSDWNPHADLQAMARAHRLGQKNKVMIFRLITRGTIEERMMEMTKKKMVLEHLVVGKLKNQNINQEELDDIIRYGSKELFADENDEAMKSRQIHYDDAAIDRLLNRDYTEDENATMDEAEESGFLKAFKVANFEYIEEVESRMEDDMEPLSENKSGASNPERSSYWEELLKDRYEEHKIEEFNSMGKGKRSRKQMVSVEDDDLAGLEDVSSDADDNYEAELSDGENSGGTAPVKKPTRKKTRVDNAELLPLMEGEGKAFRVLGFNPSQRAQFVQILMRFGVGDFDWAEFTSRLKQKSYEEIKAYGTLFLSHISEDITDATTFSDGVPKEGLRIEDVLVRIAVLLLVRDKVKCKSESPSAPLFTDDIIYRYPGLRGLKFWKEEHDRTLLRAVLKHGYGRWQAIVDDKDLRVQEVICQELHLPGVNLTVPGASQPQLTTPGSGGVDGQTANLGGTQPQDTAAANNALYHFREMQRRVVEFVKKRVLLLEKGLNAEYQKEYFGDEKPNEIRNDDMETEQKVADKIATNHNETSSQMIGQLPKIDILSPEDISVAACDDNKDRLATARLYNEMCKVVEENALDSVEAYLSNKPAGNKIKKNLQPLEAIHQELTKILTENEKKSNGDVATSSTAHHEASLANGTTSADVEMEDVLPDGQDKSSVERQGDDVIVLE; from the exons ATGAGTAGTTTAGCTGAGAGACTTCGTGTTCGATCAGACTCAAGGCCTCGCTATAGTCTGGATGAATCAGATGATGAGTCAGATCTACTCGATAAATCCAAGAAAACCAAGCAATACGAGAAGATTATTAGAGATGATTCG AAAGAAGATTCGTGTAACGTGTGTGGTGAATCTGGGAATCTACTCAGTTGTGAAACGTGCACTTACGAATACCATCCTAAGTGCTTACTACCGCCTCTAAAAGCTCCTCTTCCTACTCAATGGAGGTGTCCAAAATGC GTTAATCCTCTGAATGATATTGAAAAGATTTTGGACTGTGAAATGCGGCCTACGATTGCTGATGATGGCGATGCATCCAAGCTTGGTTCGAAGCAGATATTTGTAAAACAGTATCTTGTTAAATGGAAAGGACTATCTTATCTCCACTGCACATG GGTGCCAGAAAAGGAGTTTATAAAAGCTTACAAGGAACTGCCTCGTTTAAGGACAAGAGTTAATAATTTTCGCAAGCATATGCCAGTGGGAAACAGCTCAGAAGATGATTTTGTTGCAATTAGGCCAGAATATACAATGGTTGACCGTATTCTTGCTTGCAG gcaagaagaaggtgaggaGAAGGAATATTTAGTAAAATGGGTAGGTCTTAACTATGATGAATGTTATTGGGAATCAGAGTCAGATATCTCATCATTTCAAAAACAAATTGAAAATTTTAATAGACTTCAGTCTAAACATCGCAAACTAAGGAAACAAAAAAGCAATATTCGTGATGCTGCTGACCTAAAAAAGAAGGCAAAAGAATTTCAGCAATTTGAAAAAAGCCCCGAATTTCTTCCTGGAG GTGAGCTTCACCCGTATCAGCTTGAAGGATTGAACTTCTTACGTTTTTCTTGGTCCAAACAAACACATGTGATACTTGCAGACGAGATGGGTCTTG GAAAAACCATACAAAGTATTGCCTTTTTAGCTTCTTTATATGAAGAAAATGTGTCCCCACATTTAGTAGTAGCACCACTTTCCACGTTGCGAAATTGGGAGCGTGAATTTGCCACGTGGGCACCTCATATGAACGTC GTTATGTATGTTGGAACGCTTGCTGCTCGTAATGTCATAAAAGAATATGAATTTTATTTCCCAAGGTCTTCTAAGAAGGACAAAAAGAAAAAGTCGGGTGAAAGTAAGCAAGATAGGATTAAATTTGATGTACTATTGACATCTTATGAAATGATCAACATAGATAACGGGTCGTTGAAGGCAATAAGCTGGGAAACCATG ATAGTGGATGAAGGCCATCGTCTTAAGAATAAGGATTCGAAGTTGTTTTCTGCATTGAAACAGTTCGACACTAGACATCGTACATTGTTAACCGGAACCCCTCTTCAG AACAATTTGGACGAACTTTTCATGCTTATGCACTTTCTTGATGCTGGGAAG TTTGCAAGTTTGGAGGAGTTTCAGGAAGAGTTCAAGGATATCAATCAAGAGGAGCAGGTTTCAAGGCTCCATACGATGTTGGCCCCACATCTTCTAAGAA GAGTGAAGAAAGATGTCATGAAGAAGCTACCTCCTAAAAAGGAGCTCATTTTACGTGTAGAATTAAGTAGCAAGCAGAAAGAATACTACAAGGCAATTCTAACTCGTAATTATCAGTTATTAACTCGCCGGGGTGGTGCTCAG ATTTCTCTTATTAATGTGGTTATGGAATTGCGTAAGCTCTGTTGTCACCCTTTCATGCTGGAGGGAGTTGAACCGGAAGACACCAATGAGTTTTATAA ACAATTATTGGAAACTTCTGGGAAATTGCAGCTATTGGACAAAATGATGGTGAGGCTGAAAGAACAAGGGCATAGAGTTTTAATATACACACAATTTCAGCACATGTTGGATTTGCTTGAAGATTATTGCAATAACAAG AAATGGCTTTACGAACGCATTGATGGAAAAGTTAGTGGTGgagaaagacaagttcgaattgaTAGGTTCAACGCCCCTAATTCCTCAAGATTTTGCTTTCTGCTATCTACTAGAGCTGGTGGTCTTGGTATAAACCTTGCGACTGCAGACACCGTTATTATTTATGACAGCGATTGGAACCCTCATGCCGATCTACAAGCTATGGCTAGAGCTCATCGTCTTGGACAGAAAAATAAG GTAATGATATTCAGACTCATAACAAGAGGAACAATCGAAGAAAGGATGATGGAGATGACCAAGAAGAAAATGGTGTTAGAGCATTTGGTTGTTGGCAAGCTCAAAAATCAAAACATCAACCAG GAAGAGCTGGATGATATCATTAGATATGGCTCCAAGGAATTATTTGCTGATGAGAATGACGAGGCGATGAAATCAAGACAAATTCATTATGATGATGCCGCTATTGATAG ATTACTAAACCGTGATTACACTGAAGATGAAAATGCTACAATGGATGAAGCAGAAGAATCCGGGTTTTTGAAAGCTTTTAAG GTGGCAAATTTTGAATACATTGAGGAGGTAGAATCAAGAATGGAAGACGACATGGAGCCGTTATCAGAGAACAAAAGTGGAGCAAGTAATCCCGAAAGATCGAGTTATTGGGAAGAACTCTTAAAAGACAGATATGAAGAACACAAAATTGAGGAGTTCAATTCAATGGGTAAAGGAAAAAGAAGTCGTAAACAG ATGGTGTCTGTTGAAGATGATGATCTTGCTGGTTTGGAAGATGTAAGTTCTGATGCTGACGATAATTACGAAGCTGAGTTATCTGATGGGGAAAATTCGGGTGGAACAGCGCCTGTGAAAAAGCCTACCAGGAAGAAAACACGTG TTGACAATGCTGAGCTACTTCCTCTTATGGAAGGTGAAGGGAAAGCCTTCAGAGTACTCGGATTCAATCCAAGTCAACGGGCCCAGTTTGTTCAAATCTTGATGAG ATTTGGGGTTGGAGACTTTGATTGGGCTGAATTTACTTCACGCTTGAAGCAGAAGAGTTATGAGGAAATTAAAGC TTATGGAACTCTTTTCTTGTCGCACATTTCCGAAGATATTACAGATGCAACAACTTTTTCAG ATGGTGTGCCGAAAGAAGGGCTAAGAATAGAGGACGTACTTGTCAGGATTGCAGTCTTGCTACTTGTAAGAGATAAA GTGAAGTGTAAATCAGAGAGTCCATCTGCACCCCTTTTCACAGACGACATCATTTATCGTTATCCAGGTTTACGAGGTTTAAAATTCTGGAAGGAAGAGCATGATCGCACCCTACTCCGTGCTGTTTTAAA GCATGGTTATGGAAGATGGCAAGCTATTGTTGACGATAAGGATTTGAGGGTGCAAGAAGTAATTTGTCAAGAGTTGCATCTCCCTGGTGTAAATTTGACCGTCCCTGGTGCATCTCAACCTCAGTTGACCACCCCGGGAAGCGGTGGTGTTGATGGTCAAACCGCAAATTTGGGAGGTACGCAACCGCAAGATACTGCTGCTGCAAATAATGCGTTGTATCACTTTAGAGAGATGCAGAGGAGAGTGGTTGAGTTTGTCAAGAAACGGGTCCTCCTCCTTGAAAAAGGACTTAATGCCGAATATCAAAAAGAATACTTT GGTGACGAAAAGCCCAATGAGATTCGAAATGATGATATGGAGACTGAACAGAAGGTTGCAGACAAAATAGCCACAAACCACAATGAAACATCTTCCCAGATGATTGGTCAACTGCCTAAAATTGACATTCTCT CTCCAGAGGATATATCTGTGGCTGCTTGTGATGATAACAAAGATCGTTTGGCAACAGCCCGTCTTTATAACGAG ATGTGCAAGGTAGTTGAAGAAAACGCTCTCGATTCGGTTGAGGCGTATTTGTCCAACAAACCCGCGGGTAACAAGATTAAAAAGAATCTTCAACCACTAGAAGCTATACATCAAGAATTAACCAAAATCCTCACTGAAAATGAGAAGAAAAGCAATGGTGATGTGGCAACTTCAAGTACAGCTCATCATGAAGCCAGTCTAGCAAATGGTACTACAAGTGCTGACGTGGAAATGGAAGATGTATTGCCTGATGGACAAGATAAGTCAAGTGTGGAAAGGCAAGGAGATGATGTCATTGTTTTGGAGTAG